One genomic segment of Choristoneura fumiferana chromosome Z, NRCan_CFum_1, whole genome shotgun sequence includes these proteins:
- the LOC141438796 gene encoding uncharacterized protein has product MRVFVVLAICLAISHGKVTPDYFPQCKRSDPEINKCILDGVEAMRENLRAGIPEVSIPPLEPFVVPTLKLDRTAPNLRLKAVVKNMRALGGGDFRIEKLKLNLNNKYAAEVKLLLPRLAVTADYDVRGSRLLVLDIDGKGKLRGNFTGISVIAKGAAKLIEKDGVQYLQADKVVTRVKIGHGQVAFDDTERPLAASSAANFFNASPNVVLDILNPLIDESSAAILKAFLNKVLAKIPLKEVLLEDDPAPAACILSKMWKIICLLSAVNTAFAGVEKNFVNFGGFVCPREEKALGRCLRDALNTYIPQLATGVAEYGVPPCEPLLIPALSVHQTAGPFAVTSSYTDVTVQGPSTMRVKDVTVDSEQQEIVSKLYIPELKMKGNYKLSGQLLMLPIEGEGHFSGKYGDIDAVVTITLGRAARPSGPDALTCEALDVKFHIGHAALQLDNLFGGDGELGNAMNKFLNENWQKLSDELQAPLEEALREFLKPLADHAFGMLRADDVLGGP; this is encoded by the exons ACAC CCGACTACTTTCCGCAATGCAAAAGAAGCGACCCGGAGATCAACAAGTGTATTCTGGACGGGGTGGAGGCCATGCGCGAGAATCTGCGCGCGGGCATCCCGGAGGTCAGCATCCCGCCGCTGGAGCCGTTCGTGGTGCCCACGCTCAAGCTGGACCGCACGGCGCCAAACCTGCGGCTCAAAGCCGTCGTCAAGAACATGCGAGCGCTGGGCGGCGGCGACTTCAGGATTGAAAAATTGAA ATTGAACCTGAATAACAAGTATGCGGCGGAGGTGAAGCTGTTGCTGCCGCGGCTGGCGGTGACCGCTGACTACGACGTGCGCGGGTCGCGTCTGCTCGTGCTCGACATCGACGGCAAGGGCAAACTGCGCGGCAACTTCA ctgGCATATCAGTGATCGCGAAAGGCGCAGCTAAATTGATAGAAAAGGACGGAGTGCAGTACCTGCAGGCGGACAAAGTGGTCACGCGCGTGAAGATCGGCCATGGACAGGTGGCGTTTGACGACACCGAGAGACCGCTAGCCG CGTCATCGGCCGCTAACTTCTTCAACGCCAGCCCGAATGTGGTGCTTGACATCTTGAACCCGCTGATCGACGAGTCCAGCGCCGCCATCCTCAAGGCGTTCCTCAACAAGGTGCTGGCCAAGATACCCCTCAAGGAAGTACTCCTCGAGGACGACCCTGCACCTGCAGCCTG TATCCTTAGTAAAATGTGGAAAATAATATGTCTCCTTAGTGCAGTGAATACAGCTTTTGCTGGTGTAGAGAAGAACTTTGTTAACT TTGGAGGCTTCGTGTGTCCTCGCGAGGAGAAGGCTCTGGGTCGGTGTCTGCGGGATGCCCTCAACACCTACATACCACAATTGGCAACCG GTGTTGCGGAGTACGGCGTGCCGCCGTGCGAGCCGCTGCTCATCCCGGCGCTGTCCGTGCATCAGACAGCCGGGCCCTTCGCTGTCACCTCCTCCTACACGGACGTCACCGTGCAGGGCCCCTCCACTATGCGCGTTAAGGATGTCAC GGTGGACTCGGAACAGCAAGAGATCGTGTCCAAGCTGTACATTCCTGAACTGAAGATGAAAGGCAACTACAAGCTGTCAGGACAACTATTGATGCTACCCATTGAAGGAGAGGGACATTTCTCGGGGAAGTACG GCGACATCGACGCGGTGGTGACGATAACGCtggggcgcgcggcgcggcccaGCGGCCCCGACGCGCTCACCTGCGAGGCGCTGGACGTCAAGTTCCACATCGGCCACGCCGCGCTCCAGCTCGACAACCTCTTCGGCGGTGACGGCGAGTTAG GTAACGCAATGAACAAGTTCCTGAACGAGAACTGGCAGAAGCTGTCAGATGAACTGCAGGCGCCGTTGGAGGAGGCACTGCGGGAGTTCCTGAAGCCGCTCGCCGACCACGCCTTCGGCATGCTGCGGGCCGACGACGTGCTCGGCGGACCCTGA
- the LOC141430544 gene encoding uncharacterized protein produces MALLLIKFVLFLFCAACVSGRLTTVHNNTSQREDQKNQDNLLSECHYSDPAVGACIRRAAERARAVLARGAPALAVQPLDPLAVPSIRLRQHSAPHNHFKYDAWLSDVVLHGLTKYEFNKLDVYPEDLKVTANITLPHLEMFSEYVILGEFQMLPVESTGKMSVNFTKCTAALEALGARVHKRILIRDAAVRLRCSGPLQAALMEAHSTTGEMEMITQHVARMHAAELAGEVQPALETALAMVLEDVANKFLKHMPADAVFPN; encoded by the exons ATGGCATTATTATTGATCAAGTTTGTTTTATTCCTATTTTGTGCAGCATGTGTCAGTGGAAGACTCACGACGGTTCATAATAATACATCGCAAAGGGAGGACCAAAAAAATCAGGATAACCTACTGT CGGAGTGCCACTACAGCGACCCGGCGGTGGGAGCGTGCATCCGGCGCGCGGCGGAGCGCGCGCGGGCGGTGCTGGCGCGCGGTGCGCCGGCGCTGGCCGTGCAGCCGCTCGACCCGCTCGCCGTGCCCAGCATCCGCCTCCGCCAGCACAGCGCGCCGCACAACCACTTCAAATACGACGCCTGGCTTTCCGATGTCGTTCTCCATGGACTGACCAAATATGAGTTTAACAAGTTGGA CGTTTACCCGGAGGACTTGAAAGTTACCGCGAACATAACTTTACCTCATTTGGAAATGTTCAGTGAGTACGTCATTCTGGGTGAATTCCAAATGTTGCCCGTCGAATCTACTGGAAAGATGTCAGTCAATTTCA CAAAATGCACAGCAGCTTTGGAGGCGTTGGGGGCTCGCGTGCATAAAAGGATATTGATCCGAGACGCGGCTGTACGCCTGCGCTGCTCAGGCCCGCTACAAGCGGCCCTGATGGAGGCACACTCCACTACCGGCGAGATGG AGATGATCACGCAGCACGTGGCGCGCATGCACGCGGCGGAGCTGGCCGGCGAGGTGCAGCCGGCGCTGGAGACGGCGCTGGCCATGGTGCTAGAAGACGTCGCCAACAAGTTCCTCAAGCACATGCCCGCGGATGCAGTCTTCCCCAACTAG